Proteins found in one Pseudomonas mosselii genomic segment:
- the colR gene encoding two-component system response regulator ColR — translation MRILLVEDNRDILANLADYLGMKGYTVDCAQDGLSGLHLAATEHYDLIVLDIMLPGIDGYTLCKRLREDARRDTPVIMLTARDQLDDRLQGFRSGADDYLLKPFALSELAARIEAVLRRAQGGGRRTLQVADLSYDLDTLEVTRQGRLLKLNPVGLKLLAVLMQKSPHVLRREVLEEALWGDDCPDSDSLRSHVHQLRQVIDKPFDKPLLHTVHGVGYRLAEGRDGV, via the coding sequence ATGCGCATTCTTTTGGTTGAAGACAACCGCGATATTCTGGCCAACCTGGCCGACTACCTTGGCATGAAGGGCTACACCGTCGACTGTGCCCAGGATGGCCTGTCCGGGTTGCACCTGGCCGCGACCGAACACTACGACCTGATCGTGCTCGACATCATGTTGCCGGGCATCGATGGCTATACGCTGTGCAAGCGCCTGCGCGAGGATGCCCGGCGCGACACGCCGGTGATCATGCTCACCGCCCGCGACCAGCTGGACGACCGCCTGCAAGGCTTCCGCTCGGGCGCGGACGACTACCTGCTCAAGCCGTTCGCGCTGTCCGAGCTGGCGGCGCGCATCGAGGCGGTGCTGCGTCGCGCCCAGGGTGGTGGTCGGCGTACCCTGCAGGTCGCCGACCTGAGCTACGACCTCGATACCCTGGAGGTGACTCGTCAGGGGCGCCTGCTCAAGCTCAACCCGGTCGGCCTGAAACTGCTGGCCGTGTTGATGCAGAAGAGCCCCCATGTATTGCGCCGCGAGGTGCTGGAGGAAGCCTTGTGGGGCGACGACTGTCCGGACAGCGACAGCCTGCGCAGTCACGTCCACCAGTTGCGCCAGGTGATCGACAAACCGTTCGACAAACCCCTGCTGCATACCGTCCATGGCGTCGGCTATCGCCTCGCCGAGGGCCGCGATGGAGTTTAA
- a CDS encoding phosphatase PAP2 family protein translates to MQSSVRPRPINPWLYLGIPFVTAMALILLEWTPLDMDVANLFYDPAAGQFIGRHSYLLENILHDRVKQGVIVFGLLAVVGFALSFVWQRLAGWRRELGCLVLALGLSTAFVTPLKKVTQVQCPWSLTQFGGKETYSKLLEPRPATDKPGLCWPGGHAATGFCLFGLFFMLRDRRPRLARVALAVALVAGAGLSVGRMMQGAHFLSHNVWTAVFCWLIGLGSYYLVLYRSGAARAPVAEHSAVR, encoded by the coding sequence ATGCAGTCATCCGTGCGCCCTCGCCCGATCAACCCGTGGCTGTACCTGGGCATCCCTTTCGTTACCGCCATGGCCTTGATCCTGCTCGAATGGACGCCGCTGGACATGGATGTGGCCAACCTGTTCTACGACCCGGCTGCCGGCCAGTTCATCGGTCGCCACAGCTACCTGCTGGAAAACATCCTGCATGACCGGGTCAAGCAGGGCGTAATCGTCTTCGGACTGCTGGCCGTGGTCGGTTTCGCCCTGAGCTTCGTCTGGCAACGGCTGGCGGGCTGGCGCCGTGAACTCGGCTGCCTGGTATTGGCGTTGGGGCTGTCGACGGCCTTCGTCACGCCGCTGAAGAAAGTTACCCAAGTGCAATGCCCGTGGAGCCTGACCCAATTCGGCGGCAAGGAGACCTACAGCAAGCTGCTGGAGCCACGCCCTGCGACCGACAAGCCCGGACTGTGCTGGCCAGGCGGGCATGCCGCGACCGGGTTCTGCCTGTTCGGCCTGTTCTTCATGCTGCGCGATCGCCGTCCGCGCCTGGCACGGGTGGCGCTCGCGGTAGCCCTCGTGGCTGGCGCGGGACTGTCGGTCGGACGGATGATGCAGGGCGCGCACTTCCTGTCACACAACGTATGGACGGCGGTGTTCTGCTGGTTGATCGGGCTGGGGTCGTATTACCTGGTGCTGTATCGCAGCGGGGCCGCCAGGGCCCCCGTGGCAGAACACAGCGCCGTTCGATGA
- the groL gene encoding chaperonin GroEL (60 kDa chaperone family; promotes refolding of misfolded polypeptides especially under stressful conditions; forms two stacked rings of heptamers to form a barrel-shaped 14mer; ends can be capped by GroES; misfolded proteins enter the barrel where they are refolded when GroES binds), with protein sequence MAAKDVKFGDSARKKMLVGVNVLADAVKATLGPKGRNVVLAKSFGAPTITKDGVSVAKEIELKDAFENMGAQLVKEVASKANDAAGDGTTTATVLAQAIVNEGLKAVAAGMNPMDLKRGIDKATAAVVAELKNLSKPCADSKAIAQVGTISANSDNSIGEIIAEAMEKVGKEGVITVEEGSGLENELSVVEGMQFDRGYLSPYFVNKPDTMVAELEGALLLLVDKKISNIRELLPVLEAVAKAGRPLLIVAEDVEGEALATLVVNNMRGIVKVAAVKAPGFGDRRKAMLQDIAVLTGGTVISEEIGLSLETATLEHLGNAKRVILSKENTTIIDGAGEEADIQARVTQIRAQVADTTSDYDREKLQERLAKLAGGVAVIKVGAGTEVEMKEKKARVEDALHATRAAVEEGVVPGGGVALVRALAAIANLKGDNEDQNVGIALLRRAVEAPLRQITANAGDEPSVVADKVKQGSGNFGYNAATGEYGDMIEMGILDPAKVTRSALQAAASIGGLMITTEAMVADLPEDKPAAGMPDMGGMGGMGGMM encoded by the coding sequence AAAGGCCGCAACGTGGTCCTGGCCAAGAGCTTCGGCGCGCCGACTATCACCAAGGACGGCGTTTCCGTCGCCAAAGAGATCGAGCTCAAGGACGCCTTCGAGAACATGGGCGCCCAGCTGGTCAAGGAAGTCGCTTCCAAGGCCAACGACGCCGCCGGTGACGGCACCACCACCGCCACCGTCCTGGCCCAGGCCATCGTCAACGAAGGCCTGAAGGCCGTTGCCGCCGGCATGAACCCGATGGACCTCAAGCGCGGTATCGACAAGGCCACCGCCGCCGTCGTCGCCGAGCTGAAGAACCTGTCCAAGCCATGCGCCGATTCCAAGGCCATCGCCCAGGTCGGCACCATCTCCGCCAACTCCGACAACTCCATCGGTGAAATCATCGCCGAAGCCATGGAAAAAGTCGGTAAAGAAGGCGTGATCACCGTCGAAGAAGGTTCGGGCCTGGAAAACGAACTGTCTGTCGTAGAAGGCATGCAGTTCGACCGTGGCTACCTGTCGCCGTACTTCGTCAACAAGCCGGACACCATGGTTGCCGAGCTGGAAGGCGCGCTGCTGCTGCTGGTCGACAAGAAGATCTCCAACATCCGTGAGCTGCTGCCAGTACTGGAAGCCGTTGCCAAGGCCGGTCGTCCGCTGCTGATCGTTGCCGAGGACGTCGAGGGCGAGGCCCTGGCCACCCTGGTGGTCAACAACATGCGTGGCATCGTCAAGGTTGCCGCGGTCAAGGCCCCGGGCTTCGGCGACCGCCGCAAGGCCATGCTGCAGGACATCGCCGTCCTGACCGGCGGTACCGTGATCTCCGAAGAGATCGGTCTGTCCCTGGAAACCGCCACCCTGGAGCACCTGGGTAACGCCAAGCGCGTGATCCTGTCCAAGGAAAACACCACCATCATCGACGGTGCTGGCGAAGAAGCCGACATCCAGGCCCGCGTCACCCAGATCCGTGCCCAGGTTGCCGACACCACTTCGGACTACGACCGTGAGAAGCTGCAAGAGCGTCTGGCCAAGCTGGCTGGCGGTGTTGCCGTGATCAAGGTCGGTGCCGGCACCGAAGTCGAAATGAAAGAGAAGAAAGCCCGCGTCGAAGACGCCCTGCACGCTACCCGTGCAGCCGTCGAAGAAGGCGTGGTGCCTGGCGGTGGTGTTGCCCTGGTTCGCGCCCTGGCTGCCATTGCCAACCTCAAAGGCGACAACGAAGACCAGAACGTCGGTATCGCCCTGCTGCGTCGCGCCGTCGAAGCCCCGCTGCGCCAGATCACTGCCAACGCCGGCGACGAGCCAAGCGTTGTCGCTGACAAGGTCAAGCAAGGTTCGGGCAACTTCGGCTACAACGCCGCTACCGGTGAATACGGCGACATGATCGAGATGGGCATCCTGGACCCAGCCAAGGTCACCCGTTCGGCCCTGCAAGCCGCAGCTTCGATCGGCGGTCTGATGATCACCACCGAAGCCATGGTTGCCGACCTGCCGGAAGACAAGCCAGCTGCTGGCATGCCTGACATGGGCGGCATGGGTGGCATGGGCGGCATGATGTAA